A stretch of Cryptococcus neoformans var. neoformans JEC21 chromosome 10 sequence DNA encodes these proteins:
- a CDS encoding 60s ribosomal protein l37, mitochondrial precursor (yml37), putative, producing the protein MNFTSYTVSDRLFAYIPRKHRMIALRPLTNLTSRRSIQVARIGAVSFSSSSSCASPKTKSGRAVVSSCPAGTPLTNLSVLKDKPDPVALPDDQYPAWLWTLLEDNSKAHKAEENAVHLTQEGESGFNMQAEKKKLKNLNRQNIKAANYLKSTA; encoded by the exons ATGAATTTCACCAGTTATACAGTTTCCGACAGATTGTTTGCTTACATTCCTCGAAAACACAGGATGATCGCCTTAAGACCCCTCACCAACCTCACTAGTAGACGGTCAATACAGGTTGCTCGAATTGGCGCtgtttccttctcctcttcctcgtcttgcGCCTCTCCTAAAACCAAGTCCGGAAGGG CTGTTGTTTCCTCGTGCCCGGCCGGAACTCCTCTTACCAACCTCTCCGTCCTCAAAGACAAGCCTGACCCCGTCGCCCTTCCAGACGACCAATATCCAGCATGGTTGTGGACTTTACTGGAAGATAATAGCAAGGCGCACAAGGCGGAGGAGAATGCTGTTCACCTGACCCAAGAGGGGGAATCAGGATTTAACATGCaagcggagaagaagaagttgaagaacTT AAATCGACAAAACATCAAGGCTGCCAATTACTTGAAGTCAACGGCATAG
- a CDS encoding expressed protein: protein MRGLRQAILHPLLTVFLACFVLITVSAAKEPPPKYIYTNRSLLVEENHLEKRTPAKKPEYVAHKAGDLTCRPFGECSPCPKDELDQAFCLPFGNRRLLHCIPAYANTSISQQGEVPAWEACGKVVKKEAQDFYEFVTANLLFLIVALSILWARTSALAAEQYRQLAARIGIPGGNWVRVG, encoded by the exons GCATGCTTTGTCCTTATAACCGTTTCAGCAGCGAAAGAACCCCCTCCTAAATACATTTATACCAACCGCTCCCTCCTGGTTGAGGAAAACCATCTTGAAAAGAGAACACCAGCAAAGAAACCCGAATATGTTGCCCACAAGGCTGGAGATTTAACATGTAGGCCGTTTGGAGAATGTTCTCCTTGTCCAAAGGATGAG CTCGACCAAGCATTCTGCCTTCCCTTTGGAAACCGgcgccttcttcattgcATCCCTGCCTATGCCAACACTTCTATATCTCAGCAAGGTGAAGTTCCCGCATGGGAAGCTTGCGGTAAAGtggtcaagaaggaggcaCAAGACTTTTACGAGTTTGTT ACTGCGAACCTCTTGTTTCTGATAGTTGCTTTGTCAATATTATGGGCTAGAACATCGGCACTGGCGGCCGAGCAGTATAGGCAGCTGGCTGCTAGGATTGGTATACCTGGGGGGAACTGGGTGAGGGTCGGTTAG